From one Streptomyces sp. ICC1 genomic stretch:
- a CDS encoding DUF2017 domain-containing protein, which yields MGGVFEALEGGGAAIALDEIEISILRSLAVQLLELVGPGSPEPDPDADPLAALFAGSDGPTEPPSDPALARLFPDAYGGPDTAPGADKAQLRANSGEFRRFTENDLRDRKREDALAVVRSLDGLTRADDRAAVLELTGELPLRWLGALNDLRLTIAARLEITEDDESAVLFRLPDDDPRKPMVMAYLWLGGLQETLIETL from the coding sequence ATGGGCGGCGTGTTCGAGGCCCTCGAGGGCGGCGGCGCCGCCATCGCCCTGGACGAGATCGAGATCTCGATCCTGCGCTCGCTGGCCGTGCAGCTGCTGGAGCTCGTCGGCCCCGGCAGCCCCGAGCCCGACCCGGACGCCGATCCGCTCGCCGCGCTCTTCGCCGGCTCCGACGGCCCCACCGAGCCCCCGTCCGACCCGGCCCTCGCCCGGCTCTTCCCCGACGCCTACGGCGGCCCGGACACCGCGCCCGGCGCCGACAAGGCGCAGCTGCGCGCGAACTCGGGCGAGTTCCGCCGCTTCACCGAGAACGACCTGCGCGACCGCAAGCGCGAGGACGCGCTGGCCGTCGTGCGCAGCCTCGACGGGCTCACCCGGGCGGACGACCGGGCGGCCGTCCTGGAGCTCACCGGCGAGCTGCCGCTGCGCTGGCTCGGGGCCCTGAACGACCTGAGGCTCACCATCGCGGCCCGCCTGGAGATCACCGAGGACGACGAGAGCGCCGTGCTCTTCCGGCTGCCGGACGACGATCCGCGCAAGCCGATGGTGATGGCGTACCTCTGGCTCGGCGGCCTCCAGGAGACCCTCATCGAAACCCTCTGA
- a CDS encoding M67 family metallopeptidase, translating to MLTLTQALYDQIVAHARQDHPDEACGVVAGPEGTGRPERFVPMLNAARSPTFYEFDSKDLLKLYRDLDDRDEEPVIVYHSHTATEAYPSRTDVTYANEPGAHYVLVSTADADGLGEFQFRSYRIVEGVITEEEVQVVEAY from the coding sequence ATGCTGACCCTCACCCAGGCCCTGTACGACCAGATCGTCGCGCACGCCCGCCAGGACCACCCCGACGAGGCCTGCGGCGTGGTGGCCGGCCCGGAGGGCACCGGCCGCCCCGAGCGGTTCGTGCCGATGCTGAACGCGGCCCGCTCGCCCACGTTCTACGAGTTCGACTCGAAGGACCTGCTCAAGCTCTACCGCGACCTGGACGACCGGGACGAGGAGCCCGTCATCGTCTACCACTCGCACACCGCGACCGAGGCCTACCCCTCGCGCACGGACGTCACGTACGCGAACGAGCCCGGCGCGCACTACGTGCTGGTCTCCACGGCCGACGCGGACGGCCTCGGGGAGTTCCAGTTCCGGTCGTACCGGATCGTCGAAGGCGTGATCACCGAGGAAGAAGTGCAGGTCGTCGAGGCCTACTGA
- a CDS encoding amino acid permease, translating into MTSVQVDEQQHDTAEGGEGYHRALGARQIQMIAIGGAIGTGLFLGAGKAISKAGPSLILAYAIAGLVIFFIMRALGELLMYRPVSGSFSDYAREFLGPFWGYVTGWTYWLFWVVTGITEVTAAAQYMSYWTHDSFPQWAYALIFTVILYGANLISVKLFGELEFWFSMVKVTAIVGMILICAGILTIGFSDAADTATVSNLWSDGGFFPKGIGGTLMTLQIVMFAFLAVELVGVTAGESKDPEKTLPKAINTVPWRIAVFYVGALIMILSVVPWHEFQPGVSPFVAAFQKMGLGVGAAIVNFVVLTAALSSCNSGMYSTGRMLRDLALNGQGPKFFTKLTKSGTPLVGTSFSAALMLVGVWINYVAPGKAFDYVVSFATISGMWAWIMILVCQIRYRAASDRGDLPKSPFRAPGAPYTSYFALAFIGMVIVMMGIDKDARVSLYCAPLWGLLLGVSYLVMKSRDPRSAAFTKAS; encoded by the coding sequence ATGACCTCCGTACAGGTCGACGAGCAGCAGCACGACACGGCCGAGGGCGGCGAGGGGTACCACCGCGCGCTCGGCGCCCGCCAGATCCAGATGATCGCGATCGGCGGAGCCATCGGCACCGGCCTCTTCCTGGGCGCCGGCAAGGCCATCTCCAAGGCCGGACCCAGCCTGATCCTGGCCTACGCCATCGCCGGCCTGGTCATCTTCTTCATCATGCGGGCCCTGGGCGAACTGCTCATGTACCGCCCGGTGTCCGGCTCCTTCTCGGACTACGCCCGGGAGTTCCTCGGCCCCTTCTGGGGCTATGTGACCGGCTGGACCTACTGGCTCTTCTGGGTGGTCACCGGCATCACCGAGGTCACCGCCGCCGCGCAGTACATGTCGTACTGGACCCACGACAGCTTCCCGCAGTGGGCGTACGCGCTGATCTTCACCGTCATCCTCTACGGCGCCAACCTGATCTCCGTGAAGCTCTTCGGCGAGCTCGAGTTCTGGTTCTCCATGGTCAAGGTCACCGCCATCGTCGGCATGATCCTGATCTGCGCCGGCATCCTCACCATCGGCTTCTCCGACGCCGCCGACACGGCGACCGTCAGCAACCTGTGGAGCGACGGCGGCTTCTTCCCCAAGGGCATCGGCGGCACGCTGATGACCCTGCAGATCGTCATGTTCGCCTTCCTCGCCGTCGAACTGGTCGGCGTCACCGCCGGCGAGTCCAAGGACCCCGAGAAGACCCTGCCCAAGGCCATCAACACCGTGCCGTGGCGCATCGCCGTCTTCTACGTCGGCGCGCTGATCATGATCCTGTCGGTCGTCCCGTGGCACGAGTTCCAGCCCGGCGTCAGCCCCTTCGTCGCCGCCTTCCAGAAGATGGGCCTCGGCGTCGGCGCCGCGATCGTCAACTTCGTCGTGCTGACCGCGGCCCTCTCCTCCTGCAACTCCGGCATGTACTCCACCGGCCGCATGCTGCGCGACCTCGCGCTCAACGGCCAGGGCCCGAAGTTCTTCACCAAGCTGACCAAGAGCGGCACCCCGCTCGTCGGCACCAGCTTCTCCGCCGCGCTCATGCTGGTCGGCGTCTGGATCAACTACGTCGCCCCCGGCAAGGCCTTCGACTACGTGGTCTCCTTCGCCACCATCTCCGGCATGTGGGCCTGGATCATGATCCTCGTCTGCCAGATCCGCTACCGGGCCGCCTCCGACCGCGGGGACCTGCCGAAGTCCCCCTTCCGCGCCCCCGGCGCCCCGTACACGAGCTACTTCGCCCTGGCCTTCATCGGCATGGTCATCGTGATGATGGGCATCGACAAGGACGCCCGGGTCTCGCTCTACTGCGCCCCGCTGTGGGGTCTGCTGCTGGGCGTGTCCTACCTCGTGATGAAGTCCCGCGACCCGCGCTCCGCGGCCTTCACCAAGGCCTCGTAA
- the clpS gene encoding ATP-dependent Clp protease adapter ClpS: protein MGRVSVAPIEIERTESAEETFAVPEPDVPWVTLVHNDPVNLMSYVTYVFQAYFGYSKDKANKLMMDVHHKGRAVVSSGSREEMERDVQAMHGYGLWATMSQDRN from the coding sequence ATGGGACGAGTGAGTGTTGCTCCCATTGAGATCGAACGCACCGAATCGGCCGAAGAGACCTTCGCGGTCCCCGAACCCGACGTCCCGTGGGTGACCCTGGTGCACAACGACCCGGTCAACCTCATGAGCTACGTGACGTACGTGTTCCAGGCGTACTTCGGCTATTCCAAGGACAAGGCGAACAAGCTGATGATGGACGTCCATCACAAGGGGCGGGCCGTCGTCTCCAGCGGCAGCCGCGAGGAGATGGAGCGCGACGTGCAGGCCATGCACGGCTACGGCCTCTGGGCGACCATGTCCCAGGACCGCAACTGA